Proteins encoded by one window of Rouxiella chamberiensis:
- a CDS encoding LysR family transcriptional regulator has protein sequence MPKMTSLSDLDLRQLEAFSAVISSGSVTAAAKVLQRSQPAVSRLIQDLENAIGYPLFVRNGPRIHPTETGAAAPRIR, from the coding sequence TGACCTCCCTCAGCGATCTGGATCTGCGCCAGCTCGAGGCGTTCTCCGCGGTTATCTCTTCAGGCAGCGTCACGGCGGCGGCAAAAGTGTTGCAGCGTTCGCAACCTGCTGTCTCGCGGCTGATTCAGGATCTTGAAAACGCCATCGGTTATCCGCTTTTCGTGCGCAACGGGCCACGTATTCATCCGACAGAAACAGGCGCTGCGGCTCCACGAATACGTTGA